In Desulfovibrio sp. 86, the following proteins share a genomic window:
- the aspS gene encoding aspartate--tRNA ligase — MAEQTPAQGQDVQQEHQKYIADLGQWHRTHNCGELTLANDGQDVCIMGWVQYRRDHGGLIFVDLRDRMGLTQVVFSPDAAPKAHENAHILRSEYVLAIKGRVRPRPEGMINPNMVTGQIEVVATEWKLLNTSKTPPFAIEDRCDAGENLRLTWRYLDLRRPRMQANLRLRHKVAQCVRRYLDDNSFVEVETPILTKSTPEGARDFLVPSRLNAGEFYALPQSPQLFKQLLMVAGMDRYFQIVRCFRDEDLRADRQPEFTQVDIEMSFADEETVMGMAEGLMARVFKDVMGKDIALPFPRMPWDEAMARYGVDKPDTRFGLELVNITDIVRGSGFKLFATAPLVKGMRVPGGEGMTRKEIDAFTEFVKIYGAQGLAWIKIKADEWQSPIAKFLSDEERKGIAEALDLKVGDIVFFQAGEPGMVNAALGNLRVHLAQHLKLIPEDSFNFLWVTDFPLFEYNDEEKRYVACHHPFTAPAPGHMELMTADPARARARAYDMVLNGSEVGGGSIRIHSGEVQRRMFEALGFTPEQAESQFGFLIQALEQGAPPHGGLAFGLDRLIMLLAGASSIRDVIAFPKTQKATCLMTDAPAPVAAKQLRELGLRLREQPGDKPKTDKPGQEAKAE, encoded by the coding sequence ATGGCGGAACAGACGCCCGCGCAGGGCCAGGACGTGCAGCAGGAGCATCAGAAGTACATTGCCGACCTTGGCCAGTGGCATCGCACTCACAATTGCGGTGAACTGACTCTTGCCAATGACGGGCAGGATGTCTGCATCATGGGTTGGGTACAGTACCGGCGCGACCATGGCGGCCTTATCTTTGTGGATCTGCGTGACCGCATGGGCCTTACTCAGGTGGTGTTCAGCCCTGACGCGGCCCCCAAGGCGCACGAAAACGCGCACATCCTGCGCTCGGAATACGTGCTCGCCATCAAGGGCAGGGTGCGTCCGCGCCCAGAGGGCATGATCAATCCCAATATGGTGACGGGTCAGATCGAAGTGGTGGCCACCGAATGGAAGCTGCTCAATACCTCCAAAACGCCGCCCTTCGCCATTGAAGACCGCTGCGACGCCGGTGAAAACCTGCGCCTGACCTGGCGCTATCTTGACCTGCGCCGCCCGCGCATGCAGGCCAATCTGCGCTTGCGCCACAAGGTGGCCCAGTGCGTGCGCCGCTATCTGGACGACAACAGCTTTGTGGAGGTGGAAACCCCCATCCTCACCAAGTCCACGCCCGAGGGGGCGCGTGACTTTCTGGTACCCAGCCGCCTGAACGCCGGGGAATTCTACGCCCTGCCGCAGTCGCCCCAGCTGTTCAAGCAGCTGCTCATGGTGGCCGGCATGGATCGTTACTTCCAGATCGTGCGCTGCTTCCGCGACGAAGACCTGCGCGCCGACCGCCAGCCCGAGTTCACCCAGGTGGACATCGAAATGAGCTTCGCGGACGAGGAAACGGTCATGGGCATGGCTGAAGGCCTTATGGCCCGTGTGTTCAAGGACGTCATGGGCAAGGACATTGCGCTGCCTTTCCCGCGCATGCCCTGGGACGAGGCCATGGCCCGCTACGGCGTGGACAAGCCCGACACCCGCTTTGGCCTTGAACTTGTGAACATTACCGACATTGTGCGCGGTTCCGGCTTCAAGCTTTTTGCCACCGCGCCCCTGGTCAAGGGCATGAGGGTTCCCGGCGGCGAAGGGATGACCCGCAAGGAAATCGACGCTTTTACCGAGTTTGTCAAAATCTACGGCGCGCAGGGTCTGGCCTGGATCAAGATCAAGGCCGACGAGTGGCAGTCCCCCATCGCCAAGTTCCTTTCCGACGAGGAGCGCAAGGGCATTGCCGAAGCTCTTGACCTCAAGGTGGGCGACATTGTGTTCTTCCAGGCGGGCGAGCCGGGCATGGTCAACGCGGCGCTGGGCAATTTGCGCGTGCACCTGGCCCAGCACCTCAAGCTCATTCCCGAGGACAGCTTCAACTTCCTCTGGGTTACGGACTTTCCCCTGTTTGAATACAATGATGAAGAAAAGCGCTATGTTGCCTGCCATCATCCCTTCACGGCTCCGGCTCCCGGTCATATGGAACTCATGACCGCCGATCCGGCCAGGGCTCGCGCTCGCGCCTATGATATGGTGCTCAACGGCAGTGAAGTGGGTGGCGGCTCCATCCGTATCCATTCGGGTGAGGTGCAGCGCCGCATGTTTGAAGCCCTTGGCTTTACGCCCGAACAGGCCGAAAGCCAGTTCGGCTTCCTCATCCAGGCGCTGGAGCAGGGCGCTCCGCCGCACGGCGGCCTTGCCTTCGGCCTTGACCGTCTTATCATGTTGTTGGCAGGCGCAAGCAGCATCCGCGACGTTATCGCCTTCCCCAAAACGCAAAAAGCTACCTGCCTCATGACGGACGCGCCCGCGCCCGTGGCTGCCAAGCAGCTGCGTGAACTGGGCCTGCGCCTGCGCGAACAGCCGGGCGACAAGCCCAAGACCGACAAGCCGGGCCAAGAGGCAAAGGCGGAATAA
- the purF gene encoding amidophosphoribosyltransferase, whose protein sequence is MIKHECGVFGIYDHDEAARLAYFGLYAQQHRGQESAGIVTFDKDGVHEHKGMGLVPDVFTEASLKKLTGRNAVGHVRYSTTGSSSAGNAQPFLTTYKGRAIALAHNGNLVNAGQLREDLENEGAIFSTSNDTEVFMHLLVRALRHNDLPGAVKEACYRVRGAYCLLVMMDGILVAVRDPHGFHPLALGRMDGSHVFASETCAFDLLEAEFVRSVAPGEVVVVEGNSVRSESLIQPMPKKPAQCIFELVYFARPDSYVFDEQVYLCRKKMGCNLANESTPDVDFVMPFPDSGIYPALGFAQCSGLPYEHAMIRNHYVGRTFIQPSQSMRSFGVRVKINPVREMIDGKRICIIDDSIVRGTTMMTRVKKLRELGAKEVHIRISSPPVISPCYYGIDFSSRGELIAAQHNLAEITRKLDVDSLHYLSIEGLLGSVAQPQNYCMACFTGNYPVPCEDCGGKFKLEGSCGSR, encoded by the coding sequence ATGATTAAGCACGAATGCGGTGTTTTCGGCATTTATGACCACGACGAGGCTGCCCGTCTGGCCTACTTCGGCCTTTACGCCCAGCAGCACCGGGGGCAGGAAAGTGCAGGTATAGTCACTTTTGACAAGGACGGCGTGCACGAACACAAGGGCATGGGCCTTGTGCCCGACGTTTTTACCGAAGCCAGCCTGAAAAAGCTCACGGGCCGCAACGCTGTGGGGCATGTGCGCTATTCCACCACGGGCAGTTCTTCTGCCGGTAATGCCCAGCCTTTTCTGACCACCTACAAGGGCAGGGCCATTGCGCTGGCCCATAACGGCAACCTGGTCAATGCCGGGCAGTTGCGCGAAGACCTTGAAAACGAAGGGGCCATTTTTTCCACCAGCAACGACACGGAAGTGTTCATGCATCTGCTGGTGCGCGCCCTGCGCCACAACGATTTGCCGGGAGCCGTCAAGGAGGCCTGCTACAGGGTGCGCGGCGCGTACTGCCTGCTGGTCATGATGGACGGCATCCTCGTGGCCGTGCGCGACCCCCACGGCTTTCATCCCCTGGCCCTGGGCCGCATGGACGGAAGCCACGTCTTTGCGTCCGAGACCTGCGCCTTTGACCTGCTGGAGGCGGAGTTCGTCCGCTCGGTGGCTCCGGGTGAAGTGGTGGTGGTCGAGGGCAACAGCGTGCGCAGTGAGAGCCTTATCCAGCCCATGCCCAAAAAGCCCGCCCAGTGCATTTTCGAGCTGGTGTATTTCGCCAGGCCCGACTCCTATGTGTTTGACGAGCAGGTCTACCTGTGCCGTAAAAAAATGGGCTGCAACCTGGCCAATGAATCCACGCCGGACGTGGATTTTGTCATGCCCTTTCCCGATTCCGGCATCTATCCTGCCCTGGGTTTCGCCCAGTGTTCGGGCCTGCCGTACGAGCATGCCATGATACGCAATCACTATGTGGGGCGTACCTTTATCCAGCCTTCGCAGAGCATGCGCAGCTTTGGCGTGCGGGTGAAGATCAATCCCGTGCGCGAGATGATTGACGGCAAGCGCATCTGCATCATTGACGACAGCATAGTGCGCGGCACCACCATGATGACCCGCGTCAAAAAGCTGCGCGAGCTTGGGGCCAAAGAAGTGCACATCCGCATTTCGTCCCCGCCGGTCATCTCGCCCTGCTATTACGGCATTGATTTTTCTTCGCGCGGCGAACTTATCGCGGCCCAGCACAATCTGGCGGAAATAACGCGCAAGCTGGACGTGGATTCATTGCATTATCTCAGCATCGAAGGCCTGCTCGGTTCCGTGGCGCAGCCGCAGAATTACTGCATGGCCTGTTTCACGGGGAACTATCCCGTGCCCTGTGAGGACTGCGGCGGCAAGTTTAAGCTTGAAGGCTCCTGCGGTTCACGCTAA
- the gyrA gene encoding DNA gyrase subunit A: protein MQQPQISIEKELRKSYLEYSLSVIIGRAIPDARDGLKPVHRRIMFAQYELANNYNRPHKKSARVVGDVIGKYHPHGDSAVYDALVRMAQEFSMRDPLVDGQGNFGSIDGDAPAAMRYTEVRMSKLAQEFLADLDKNTVDFRPNYDNTLQEPSVMPSKVPNLLLNGSSGIAVGMATNIPPHNLGELCDALQLLLDDPQCSIDDLMEHVKGPDFPTSGFVYAGKGLYDAYHTGRGTVKVRGRMEIEDRKKGAQSIVIREIPYGLNKSTLVEKIAALVNDRKIDGITDLRDESDRKGIRVVIDLKRGTIPDIVINGLYKFTPLETSFGINMLAVVDNRPQLLNLKTALTCFIDHRREVVIRRTRYDLEKAEARAHILEGLRVAIDNIDEVVALIRASANPEEARAALMTRFEFSEVQAKAILEMRLQRLTGLQREELMAEYKDLLQKIEFYRSILENSEVLRNELRREVREIRETFVTPRRTEVLREALTDIDIEDLIPDEEVVITLSRRGYMKRTGLENYQQQKRGGKGIAALHTSDDDYVQEFLSTTNHQYLCLFTNKGRMHQLKVHQVPEGSRTAKGVHINNLLPLEDNEWVTTVLALREFAEDKYFFFVTKRGMVKRSSASLYARCRKTGLMAVGLREDDELVVVRPIREDSHIVLATADGIAIRFSCRDVRPMGRVATGVKGIALRRQDFVVAGVIVKETDQTTEIMSISANGYGKRTSVELYRLQSRGGKGIINFKVTGKTGPVVGAMPVRDNDGLILLTSANKIVRISVDEVRTKGRATMGVMLVRLDEGGHVVGFDRVDEGGQTGRDLDEELDDATPHGAVEGAQAPAGDAADTAADAAGDGAAIQRDEPEDDA from the coding sequence ATGCAGCAGCCGCAGATAAGCATAGAAAAAGAACTCCGCAAATCGTATCTGGAGTATTCCCTTTCAGTCATCATCGGGCGTGCCATCCCGGACGCGCGCGACGGTCTCAAGCCCGTGCACAGGCGCATCATGTTCGCCCAGTACGAGCTTGCCAACAACTATAACCGTCCGCACAAAAAGTCCGCCCGCGTCGTCGGTGACGTCATAGGTAAGTATCACCCCCACGGCGACTCGGCCGTGTACGACGCCTTGGTGCGTATGGCGCAGGAATTTTCCATGCGCGACCCGCTGGTGGACGGGCAGGGCAACTTCGGCTCCATTGACGGCGACGCCCCGGCGGCCATGCGTTATACTGAAGTGCGCATGTCAAAGCTGGCTCAGGAATTTCTGGCCGACCTTGACAAAAACACTGTGGATTTTCGTCCCAACTACGATAATACCCTGCAGGAACCTTCGGTTATGCCGAGCAAGGTTCCCAACCTGCTGCTCAACGGCAGTTCGGGCATTGCCGTTGGCATGGCCACCAACATTCCGCCCCATAACCTTGGGGAGCTGTGCGACGCCCTGCAATTGCTGCTTGATGATCCCCAGTGCAGCATCGACGATTTGATGGAGCATGTGAAAGGGCCGGACTTCCCCACCAGCGGCTTTGTCTACGCGGGCAAGGGCCTGTACGACGCCTATCACACCGGGCGCGGCACCGTGAAAGTCCGTGGCCGCATGGAGATCGAAGACCGCAAGAAGGGCGCGCAGTCCATCGTCATCAGGGAAATCCCCTATGGACTCAACAAGTCCACCCTGGTGGAAAAAATCGCGGCCCTGGTCAATGACCGCAAGATAGACGGCATCACCGACCTGCGCGACGAATCCGACCGCAAGGGCATCCGCGTGGTCATTGACCTCAAGCGCGGCACCATTCCGGACATCGTCATCAACGGCCTGTACAAGTTTACGCCGCTGGAAACCAGCTTTGGCATCAATATGCTGGCCGTGGTGGACAATCGCCCGCAACTGCTTAATCTCAAGACAGCGCTTACCTGCTTTATCGATCATCGCCGTGAGGTGGTCATCCGCCGCACCCGCTATGATCTTGAAAAAGCCGAGGCCCGCGCCCATATTCTTGAAGGTCTGCGCGTCGCCATCGACAATATCGACGAGGTGGTGGCCCTTATCCGCGCGTCCGCCAATCCGGAGGAAGCGCGCGCCGCCCTCATGACGCGCTTTGAGTTTTCCGAGGTTCAGGCCAAGGCCATTCTCGAGATGCGCCTGCAACGCCTCACGGGCTTGCAGCGCGAAGAACTTATGGCTGAATACAAAGATCTTTTGCAGAAAATTGAGTTCTACCGCTCCATTCTCGAAAATTCGGAAGTGCTGCGCAACGAGCTCAGGCGCGAAGTCCGCGAAATTCGCGAAACCTTCGTGACCCCGCGCCGCACCGAAGTGCTGCGTGAGGCCCTGACGGACATTGATATCGAAGACCTCATTCCCGATGAGGAAGTGGTCATCACCCTGTCGCGCCGCGGCTACATGAAGCGCACCGGGCTTGAAAACTATCAGCAGCAGAAGCGCGGCGGCAAGGGTATTGCCGCCCTGCACACCTCTGATGACGATTATGTGCAGGAGTTTTTGAGCACCACCAACCACCAGTATCTCTGCCTCTTCACCAACAAGGGCCGCATGCACCAGCTCAAGGTGCATCAGGTGCCCGAAGGCAGCCGTACGGCCAAGGGCGTGCACATCAACAACCTGCTGCCGCTTGAGGATAACGAGTGGGTGACCACGGTGCTGGCCCTGCGCGAATTCGCGGAAGACAAGTACTTCTTCTTTGTGACCAAGCGCGGCATGGTCAAGCGCTCCTCGGCCTCCCTGTACGCCCGGTGCCGCAAGACCGGCCTCATGGCCGTGGGTCTGCGCGAGGACGATGAACTGGTGGTGGTGCGTCCCATCCGTGAAGACAGCCATATTGTGCTGGCCACGGCCGACGGCATAGCCATCCGCTTCTCGTGCAGGGACGTGCGACCCATGGGTCGCGTGGCCACCGGCGTCAAGGGCATAGCCCTGCGCAGGCAGGACTTTGTGGTTGCCGGCGTTATCGTGAAAGAAACGGACCAGACCACGGAGATCATGTCCATTTCCGCCAACGGTTACGGCAAGCGCACCAGCGTCGAGCTTTACCGCCTGCAGTCGCGCGGCGGCAAGGGCATCATCAACTTCAAGGTCACGGGCAAAACCGGGCCTGTGGTTGGGGCCATGCCCGTGCGCGACAATGACGGCCTGATCCTGCTGACCTCGGCCAACAAGATCGTGCGCATCAGCGTGGACGAAGTCCGCACCAAGGGCCGCGCCACCATGGGCGTCATGCTGGTGCGTCTGGACGAAGGCGGCCATGTGGTGGGCTTTGACCGTGTGGACGAAGGCGGGCAGACCGGCCGCGACCTCGATGAGGAACTGGACGACGCAACGCCCCATGGGGCGGTGGAAGGCGCGCAGGCCCCGGCAGGGGACGCCGCCGACACAGCCGCCGACGCAGCCGGGGATGGCGCCGCGATCCAGCGGGACGAACCGGAAGATGACGCCTGA
- the hisS gene encoding histidine--tRNA ligase — MSIARIKGFADMFPPDSEIFTRMENTARDVFSRYGFVELRTPIVEFTELFQRSIGEETDVVQKEMYTFPDRKGRSLTLRPEATAGVMRAYIESGLANREPVSRLFTTGPMFRYERPQKGRMRQFHQINCECLGSHSPYADADLISMLLRFLDALGLTDLTLKVNSLGCAQCRPKFKEALLAYLQTVDSAALCPDCARRVNTNPLRVLDCKQPGCRAITDAAPRLLDYNCPDCRAHFDTVLDLLGAENLAYELDHRLVRGLDYYCRTTFEVVSGSIGAQAAVAGGGRYDGLVKSLGGPDAPGVGFAAGMERLALMMGAGAARPADFYLVAMDALSRTQGYALAQNLRGAGLRGEMNFSEGGFKSLMRQAGKSGARYCLIMGPDEAAQNTVVIKNLESGEQSAVPQSEALHFLQTGTN, encoded by the coding sequence ATGAGCATTGCACGCATCAAGGGTTTCGCGGACATGTTTCCGCCGGACAGCGAAATATTCACCCGTATGGAAAATACCGCACGGGATGTTTTCAGCCGGTACGGCTTTGTGGAACTGCGCACGCCCATTGTGGAATTTACCGAGCTTTTTCAGCGCTCCATTGGTGAAGAAACCGATGTGGTGCAAAAAGAGATGTATACCTTTCCCGACCGCAAGGGCAGGTCGCTGACCCTGCGCCCCGAGGCCACGGCGGGCGTCATGCGCGCCTATATCGAAAGCGGCCTCGCCAACAGGGAACCGGTAAGCCGCCTCTTCACCACCGGGCCCATGTTCCGGTACGAGCGCCCGCAAAAAGGGCGCATGCGGCAGTTCCACCAGATCAACTGCGAATGCCTTGGTTCGCACAGCCCCTATGCCGACGCCGACCTCATCAGCATGCTGCTGCGTTTTCTGGACGCTCTGGGTCTCACGGATCTGACCCTCAAGGTCAATTCCCTCGGCTGCGCCCAGTGCCGCCCCAAGTTCAAGGAGGCCCTGCTGGCCTATCTGCAAACCGTGGACAGCGCCGCCCTTTGCCCGGACTGCGCCCGCAGGGTCAACACCAACCCCCTGCGCGTCCTGGACTGCAAGCAGCCCGGCTGCCGCGCCATCACTGACGCCGCGCCCAGGCTGCTGGACTACAACTGCCCGGATTGCCGCGCCCATTTTGACACGGTGCTGGATCTGCTCGGCGCGGAAAACCTGGCCTACGAGCTTGATCACAGGCTGGTGCGCGGGCTGGACTACTATTGCCGTACCACCTTTGAGGTGGTAAGCGGCAGCATCGGCGCGCAGGCTGCCGTTGCGGGCGGCGGCCGTTATGACGGCCTGGTGAAGAGCCTTGGCGGGCCTGACGCCCCTGGCGTGGGCTTTGCCGCGGGCATGGAACGTCTTGCTCTCATGATGGGCGCTGGCGCGGCGCGTCCTGCGGACTTCTACCTTGTGGCCATGGACGCCCTAAGCAGAACCCAGGGCTATGCCCTGGCCCAGAATCTGCGTGGGGCTGGTCTCAGGGGCGAAATGAATTTCAGCGAAGGCGGCTTTAAAAGCCTCATGCGCCAGGCTGGCAAGTCCGGCGCGCGCTACTGCCTTATCATGGGGCCGGATGAAGCGGCCCAGAACACAGTGGTCATAAAAAATCTGGAAAGCGGAGAGCAGTCAGCCGTTCCGCAGTCTGAAGCACTACACTTTTTGCAAACGGGAACCAACTAA
- a CDS encoding tetratricopeptide repeat protein: protein MFFTVEKQGFGGAVAPPRSPQGAWGRLVAVTGQEGAWRPRLRGFALCLLWCLCFWLAGCDGPALKGDDLSQAREAVSQRQWSLAERLLERYLRESQDSQDADKRWEAWQQLLVVVNAAGQEPRASLEYLETMQEEYLDDDVRSAVILKRMAEVYEGLHRYGRAVDMWSAYIGLGGLSPQQVLEGYRRLAAMQFSLRRFDAGEDTLQQCLALPLPDHDKIMCMYDLADQNMARERWQEVSGLSQQILDSDPDQSVRGLAGYLLADALEQLGKNGEALKQFELARDAYPNPSVIDNRIAHLRKKLKK, encoded by the coding sequence ATGTTTTTCACTGTTGAGAAACAGGGGTTCGGGGGGGCCGTTGCGCCCCCCCGGTCGCCGCAGGGCGCTTGGGGGCGGCTTGTGGCGGTTACAGGGCAGGAGGGCGCATGGCGGCCCCGTTTGCGGGGTTTTGCGCTGTGCCTGCTCTGGTGCCTGTGTTTCTGGCTTGCGGGCTGTGACGGCCCGGCCCTGAAAGGCGACGACCTTTCCCAGGCGCGGGAGGCTGTATCGCAACGGCAGTGGTCGCTTGCCGAAAGGCTGCTTGAGCGGTACCTGCGTGAATCGCAGGACAGTCAGGACGCCGACAAAAGGTGGGAGGCATGGCAGCAACTGCTTGTGGTGGTCAACGCCGCCGGGCAGGAGCCGCGCGCGAGTCTTGAGTACCTTGAAACCATGCAGGAAGAATATCTGGACGACGACGTCCGCAGCGCCGTCATCCTGAAGCGCATGGCTGAAGTGTATGAGGGCCTGCACCGCTATGGGCGTGCCGTGGACATGTGGAGCGCCTATATCGGCCTTGGCGGGCTGAGTCCGCAGCAGGTGCTTGAAGGGTACAGGCGTCTGGCGGCCATGCAGTTCAGCCTGCGGCGGTTTGACGCTGGCGAGGACACCCTGCAGCAATGTCTGGCCCTGCCCCTGCCGGACCACGACAAGATCATGTGCATGTATGATCTGGCTGACCAGAACATGGCACGGGAACGCTGGCAGGAAGTGTCCGGCCTTTCGCAGCAGATTCTGGACAGTGACCCTGACCAGAGCGTACGCGGTCTTGCCGGGTATCTGCTGGCGGACGCCCTTGAGCAACTGGGTAAGAACGGCGAAGCATTGAAACAATTTGAACTGGCGCGCGACGCATATCCCAATCCGTCGGTCATCGACAATCGCATTGCGCATCTGCGCAAAAAACTGAAGAAGTAA